A window from Mycobacterium botniense encodes these proteins:
- a CDS encoding nuclear transport factor 2 family protein codes for MFSRRELADAFRKFEQTVARAAETRDWDAWVEHYTRDVEYVEHAAGTMKGREEVRAWIRKTMTTFPGSHMVAFPTLWSVIDESTGRIICELDNPMVDPGDGTVISATNISILTYAGDGQWRRQEDIYNPLRFARAAMTWCRKAQALGTLDDAAARWMSAHEGMT; via the coding sequence GTGTTTAGTCGACGGGAATTAGCCGACGCCTTTCGGAAATTCGAGCAGACCGTGGCCCGCGCTGCCGAAACCCGGGACTGGGACGCCTGGGTCGAGCACTACACGCGCGATGTCGAGTATGTCGAGCACGCGGCCGGAACCATGAAAGGCCGCGAGGAGGTGCGGGCCTGGATCCGCAAGACCATGACGACATTCCCGGGCAGTCACATGGTCGCCTTCCCGACCTTGTGGTCGGTGATTGACGAGTCAACGGGGCGGATCATTTGCGAACTGGACAACCCGATGGTCGATCCCGGTGACGGCACCGTGATCAGCGCGACGAACATCTCGATCCTTACCTACGCGGGCGACGGCCAGTGGCGCCGTCAAGAAGACATCTACAACCCGCTGCGGTTTGCCCGGGCAGCGATGACCTGGTGCCGAAAAGCACAGGCTTTGGGCACTCTCGACGACGCCGCGGCCCGCTGGATGAGCGCGCACGAAGGAATGACATGA
- a CDS encoding NAD-dependent epimerase/dehydratase family protein — MNARPKLVIGANGFLGSHVTRQLVAGGADVRAMVRPTADTRSIDDLAVTRFHGDIFDTATLHAAMDGCDDVYYCVVDTRAWLRDPSPLFRTNVEGLRNVLDVAKDADLHRFVFTSTYATVGRRRGRVATEDDPIRRTRLTPYVRSRVQAEDMVLRYASEFGLPAVAMCVSTTYGDGDWGRTPHGAFIAGAVFGKLPFLMRGIRLEVVGVDDAARALILAAEHGRTGERYLISERMMPLSEVVRIAADEAGVPPPRWSIPVPVLYGLGALGSLRAWFTGKDAELSLASVRMMRAEAEVDHGKAMRELGWHPRPVEESIREAARFWMKQQARKRNTTTAN, encoded by the coding sequence ATGAACGCACGACCCAAGCTCGTGATCGGCGCCAACGGCTTCTTAGGCTCGCATGTCACCCGTCAGCTGGTCGCGGGCGGTGCCGATGTCCGCGCGATGGTCCGGCCGACTGCCGACACCCGCAGTATCGACGACCTCGCGGTCACCCGATTCCACGGCGACATCTTCGACACCGCCACGCTGCACGCCGCGATGGACGGCTGCGACGACGTGTACTACTGCGTGGTCGACACCCGCGCGTGGTTGCGTGACCCGTCGCCACTGTTTCGCACCAATGTGGAGGGCCTGCGCAACGTTTTAGACGTCGCCAAGGACGCCGACCTGCACCGGTTCGTCTTCACCAGCACCTACGCGACAGTGGGCCGGCGACGTGGCCGGGTCGCCACCGAAGACGACCCGATTCGCCGTACCCGGCTTACTCCATACGTGCGATCCCGGGTGCAAGCCGAGGACATGGTGTTGCGCTACGCCTCCGAGTTCGGGTTGCCGGCTGTGGCGATGTGTGTTTCGACCACCTACGGCGACGGGGACTGGGGCCGCACCCCGCACGGCGCGTTCATCGCCGGTGCGGTGTTCGGCAAGTTGCCTTTTCTGATGCGCGGCATCCGCCTGGAGGTCGTCGGTGTCGACGACGCCGCCAGGGCACTGATTCTGGCCGCCGAGCATGGGCGCACCGGCGAGCGGTATCTCATTTCCGAACGCATGATGCCGTTGTCTGAGGTCGTGCGGATCGCGGCCGACGAAGCCGGTGTGCCGCCGCCCCGATGGTCGATCCCGGTGCCGGTACTGTACGGGCTGGGCGCGCTGGGCAGCCTGCGGGCGTGGTTTACCGGTAAAGACGCTGAACTCAGCCTTGCCTCGGTGCGGATGATGCGCGCCGAAGCCGAAGTCGATCACGGTAAGGCGATGCGGGAGCTGGGGTGGCACCCGCGTCCCGTGGAGGAATCCATCCGGGAGGCCGCACGGTTCTGGATGAAACAACAGGCGAGAAAACGCAACACTACGACCGCAAACTGA
- a CDS encoding DUF427 domain-containing protein, which produces MTSDRIVLEPSTEHPITIEPTNGRVQVRVNGELVADTCDALALRESTYPVVQYIPMSDVVHEVLTRSDTTTYCPFKGEASYYSVTTAAGDTVEDAIWTYEHPYPAVAAIADRVAFYPDKAEITVNAD; this is translated from the coding sequence ATGACGAGTGACCGGATCGTCTTAGAACCCAGCACAGAGCACCCGATCACGATCGAGCCGACCAACGGGCGGGTTCAGGTGCGTGTCAACGGCGAACTGGTCGCCGACACGTGTGACGCGCTGGCGTTGCGTGAGTCTACTTACCCTGTGGTGCAATACATTCCGATGAGTGATGTTGTTCACGAGGTACTGACCCGCAGTGACACGACAACGTATTGTCCGTTTAAGGGTGAGGCGAGCTACTACAGTGTGACCACCGCAGCCGGCGACACCGTCGAGGACGCCATCTGGACGTATGAACACCCCTATCCGGCGGTGGCCGCGATCGCCGATCGGGTCGCCTTTTACCCCGACAAGGCCGAGATCACCGTCAACGCCGATTAG
- a CDS encoding nuclear transport factor 2 family protein: protein MTTPFDDPQAELAWMFLQCLCQSGDLDECFTLLSDDFTYWSIVTRTSIDKATLRREIQRRQRLAETTLDFIRCIHDGDCVVVEAHGRITVGGARYDNPYVFLFDTCDGLIVSIREYSDTRLAEELFG, encoded by the coding sequence GTGACCACGCCGTTCGATGATCCCCAGGCCGAGCTGGCGTGGATGTTTTTGCAATGCCTATGCCAGAGCGGAGATCTCGACGAATGCTTCACGCTGCTCAGCGACGACTTCACCTACTGGAGCATTGTCACTCGCACGTCAATCGATAAGGCAACACTGCGGCGCGAGATCCAGCGGCGCCAGCGCCTCGCGGAAACGACCCTCGATTTCATCCGGTGTATCCACGACGGTGACTGTGTCGTGGTGGAGGCACACGGCCGAATCACCGTCGGCGGAGCGCGTTATGACAACCCGTATGTCTTCCTCTTCGACACCTGCGATGGGCTGATTGTCTCGATCCGCGAATACAGCGATACCCGGCTGGCCGAAGAACTCTTCGGCTAA
- a CDS encoding chloride channel protein: MGQSRAAAAPAWPGRSVSRAGGGTTGWLRSRRFGLLWAAIVVGIGAGFGAVAFRYLIYGFTWLATGHPAFGQQGWVPSGHLPWLGLAFFVLIPVLGGLLYGPLIFHFAREARGHGVPEVMIAVAENGGRIRPQVTIVKALASALCIGTGGSVGREGPIVQIGAALASSLGQWVRMPENRLRILVACGAAGGISATFNAPVTGVFFGVELILREFSIEAIFTIMLSAMLADVISRVFFGSAPFLTQLPSGIALDHIANYLLVALLAALCGLIGVLFTRVLYTTEDWCDRVWRHRPEWARPAVGGIVLGLLLLGVPQLYGVGYPVMYAAFAGHYALWFLLILAGGKILACSLTIGIGGSGGVFAPSLFVGATSGMAFGLIVHHLIGPAAGEPALYAIVGMGAVFASAARAPLTALASTVEMTGDYTLTLPVMLAVAIATTVSRALSYGTIYTTKLLRRGIDIDRPTPTHAFVNLTAADAMDPFATPLELTDRTPAIERDWTALLGPLTHVHRPQALFANDSLAQALRQLVVYGRDGLPVIDVDARHVQGWLTPQSVMRAVHAYLAEAQPRITASHQAAEWAAPEAEHAPRSQLVGYRIVEHTLAAESAAVGCSLGEIAWPDGYLPVSILRERRLIEAEPTVRLAAGDRISILVPADDTSHSTAAGPDNPETTHDLR; encoded by the coding sequence ATGGGGCAATCACGGGCAGCTGCCGCTCCGGCGTGGCCGGGCCGATCGGTATCCAGGGCAGGGGGTGGGACAACCGGCTGGCTCCGGTCACGCCGATTCGGCCTGCTCTGGGCGGCGATCGTGGTGGGAATCGGCGCCGGGTTTGGGGCGGTAGCGTTTCGCTACCTCATCTACGGGTTCACCTGGCTGGCCACCGGACACCCGGCATTCGGCCAGCAAGGCTGGGTGCCCAGCGGCCACTTGCCCTGGTTAGGCCTTGCATTCTTCGTACTCATCCCGGTCCTGGGCGGGTTGCTGTATGGGCCGTTGATCTTCCACTTTGCCCGTGAGGCGCGCGGCCACGGCGTGCCGGAAGTGATGATCGCGGTGGCCGAGAACGGCGGTCGCATCCGGCCGCAGGTGACCATCGTCAAGGCGCTCGCCTCGGCGCTGTGCATCGGAACCGGCGGTTCCGTCGGCCGTGAGGGACCGATTGTGCAGATCGGTGCAGCGCTGGCCTCCAGCCTCGGCCAGTGGGTGCGGATGCCGGAGAACCGGCTACGTATTTTGGTGGCCTGCGGCGCGGCCGGCGGTATCTCGGCCACCTTCAACGCCCCCGTCACGGGGGTGTTCTTCGGTGTCGAGTTGATCTTGCGAGAGTTCTCTATCGAAGCGATCTTCACCATCATGCTGTCGGCGATGCTCGCCGACGTCATCTCCCGGGTCTTCTTCGGCTCGGCCCCCTTCCTCACTCAACTGCCCAGCGGCATCGCTCTCGACCACATCGCCAACTACCTACTGGTGGCGCTGCTTGCGGCACTGTGCGGACTGATCGGGGTGTTGTTCACCAGGGTGCTGTACACAACCGAGGATTGGTGCGACCGCGTCTGGCGCCACCGTCCGGAATGGGCACGTCCCGCGGTGGGCGGTATCGTGCTCGGCCTGCTGCTGCTGGGCGTGCCGCAACTGTACGGAGTGGGCTACCCCGTGATGTATGCCGCCTTCGCCGGTCACTATGCGCTGTGGTTTCTGCTCATCCTCGCGGGGGGCAAAATCTTGGCCTGCAGCCTGACAATCGGTATCGGCGGCTCAGGTGGCGTGTTCGCGCCCTCGCTGTTCGTCGGGGCGACATCGGGTATGGCCTTCGGGCTGATCGTTCACCACCTGATCGGCCCGGCCGCCGGAGAACCCGCGCTCTACGCGATTGTCGGGATGGGCGCGGTGTTCGCCTCGGCGGCCCGTGCGCCGCTCACCGCGCTGGCCAGCACGGTCGAAATGACTGGCGACTATACCCTTACCCTGCCGGTGATGTTAGCCGTTGCGATTGCCACCACCGTGTCCCGCGCGCTGTCGTACGGCACCATCTACACGACCAAACTGCTGCGCCGCGGCATCGACATCGACCGCCCTACTCCCACACACGCGTTCGTCAATCTCACCGCCGCCGACGCCATGGATCCGTTCGCCACCCCGCTGGAGCTCACCGACCGGACCCCTGCCATCGAGCGGGATTGGACGGCCTTGCTGGGTCCTCTCACCCATGTCCACCGACCCCAGGCACTGTTTGCCAACGATAGCCTGGCCCAGGCGTTGCGGCAGCTTGTCGTCTACGGTCGCGACGGTCTACCGGTCATCGATGTCGACGCCCGGCATGTGCAGGGCTGGTTAACCCCTCAGAGCGTCATGCGCGCGGTGCACGCCTACCTCGCGGAGGCTCAACCGCGAATCACCGCGAGTCATCAAGCCGCCGAGTGGGCCGCTCCGGAGGCCGAACACGCTCCGCGAAGCCAGCTTGTGGGGTATCGCATCGTCGAACACACCCTGGCCGCCGAATCCGCGGCTGTCGGCTGCAGCCTGGGCGAAATCGCCTGGCCCGACGGCTATCTCCCGGTGTCCATCCTCCGTGAGCGCCGGCTCATCGAGGCTGAGCCCACCGTCCGGCTCGCGGCAGGCGACCGGATCAGCATCCTCGTCCCCGCTGACGACACCAGCCACAGCACGGCGGCCGGCCCCGACAACCCTGAGACAACCCATGACCTCCGATGA
- a CDS encoding TetR/AcrR family transcriptional regulator, translating to MAKRGPGRPPAAKAADTRKRIVRAAREVFTERGYDAATFQEIALRADLTRPAINHYFPSKRLLYREVVDQTNALVVTAGIERARRETRLMSQLSAYMTTVIHGDFGDPAVVAFLITTVIESQRHPEFRRLENGSIRATRLFLTQAINEAKERGEITLETDVSTVAEMLLALIYGVSLYAGFIGSVGEAETVTERLLQLMSGTLWRLES from the coding sequence ATGGCGAAGCGTGGACCCGGCCGTCCTCCCGCAGCGAAGGCGGCGGACACGCGAAAGCGTATAGTGCGCGCAGCGCGCGAAGTCTTTACCGAACGTGGCTATGACGCGGCCACATTCCAGGAGATCGCGCTCCGCGCCGATTTAACACGTCCGGCAATTAATCACTACTTTCCCAGTAAACGCTTGCTCTATCGGGAAGTAGTGGATCAAACCAACGCCCTGGTCGTCACGGCAGGGATCGAGCGCGCGCGCCGCGAGACCAGGTTGATGAGTCAGTTGTCGGCGTATATGACGACCGTGATTCACGGCGATTTTGGGGATCCCGCAGTTGTGGCCTTTCTGATTACTACCGTGATCGAGTCGCAGCGGCATCCGGAATTCCGTCGCCTCGAGAATGGCTCAATACGCGCGACCCGGTTATTCCTTACCCAGGCAATTAACGAAGCCAAGGAGCGCGGCGAGATCACCCTCGAGACCGATGTTTCCACGGTAGCCGAGATGCTTCTGGCCTTAATTTATGGTGTCAGTCTCTATGCCGGCTTCATCGGAAGTGTGGGGGAGGCTGAAACCGTCACCGAACGGCTCCTGCAACTGATGAGCGGCACGCTGTGGCGGCTCGAGTCCTGA
- a CDS encoding class I SAM-dependent methyltransferase: protein MTDVEDVQSVRTDGDTWAITESVGATALGVAASRAVETASPDPLIRDEFAYLLVSSAGLAWARLASPDMDWIGDDEHGRRAHRVGCDYQAVRTHFFDEFFSAATQSGIRQAVILAAGLDSRAYRLDWPPHTIVYEIDQPKVLEYKAGILGSHGAVPTATRRPVAVDLRDDWPTALIAAGFNRTRPTAWLAEGLLPYLPADAQDRLFERLTALSAPGSRVAVEVFGFDGSNERRRAARRARWARMRRLGLDVNVEKLTYPDANRADAAQWLTDHGWQVHAVSNADEMARLGRPIPADLVEETVASTLVRARLDRPDR from the coding sequence ATGACTGATGTTGAGGACGTGCAATCCGTACGGACCGACGGCGACACCTGGGCCATCACCGAGAGCGTCGGTGCCACGGCGTTGGGCGTCGCCGCGTCCCGCGCGGTTGAAACGGCGTCACCCGATCCACTGATCCGTGACGAGTTCGCCTACCTCCTCGTGTCGTCGGCCGGGCTGGCGTGGGCGCGCCTTGCCAGCCCCGATATGGACTGGATCGGCGACGACGAGCACGGGCGCCGTGCCCACCGGGTGGGTTGTGATTACCAGGCGGTCCGCACCCACTTCTTTGATGAGTTCTTCAGCGCCGCTACCCAGAGCGGCATCCGCCAGGCAGTGATTTTGGCTGCTGGGCTGGACTCGCGGGCTTACCGACTGGACTGGCCGCCGCACACCATTGTCTATGAGATCGACCAGCCCAAAGTGCTCGAATACAAAGCGGGCATCCTGGGATCCCATGGAGCGGTTCCCACCGCAACACGGCGCCCCGTCGCAGTGGACCTGCGTGACGATTGGCCGACCGCACTGATCGCCGCCGGTTTCAACCGAACCCGGCCGACGGCCTGGCTGGCCGAAGGGCTCCTGCCGTACCTGCCCGCCGATGCGCAGGACCGCCTCTTCGAGAGGCTCACCGCGCTGAGTGCACCGGGCAGCCGGGTGGCCGTCGAAGTGTTTGGTTTCGATGGCAGCAACGAGCGGCGCCGAGCGGCGCGCCGCGCACGATGGGCGCGTATGCGGCGGCTCGGTCTGGACGTCAACGTCGAAAAGCTGACTTACCCGGATGCCAACCGCGCCGACGCCGCTCAGTGGCTCACCGACCACGGCTGGCAGGTGCACGCCGTCAGCAACGCCGACGAGATGGCGCGCCTGGGCCGCCCAATACCCGCAGACCTGGTCGAGGAGACCGTCGCCAGCACGCTGGTGCGGGCACGCCTGGATCGACCGGACAGATAG
- a CDS encoding class I SAM-dependent methyltransferase, with amino-acid sequence MSTMRTDDDTWDITTSVGTTAVMVAAARAIETDRPDPLIRDPYAKILVTNAGTGVWEMMLDDSVVAKVESIDPDSAAVFHHMRNYQAVRTRFFDAYFADAMTAGIRQAVILASGLDSRAYRLAWPTGTTVFEIDQPKVLAYKSETLAAHGATPTVDRREVPVDLRQDWPTALRSQGFEAATATAWLAEGLLMYLPADAQDRLFEQITELSAPGSRIAVETAARHADDRRQEMRERFKRVADELGIEQTVDVQQLIYHDQHRALVADWLNEHGWRARACNSADEMRRLDRWVDGVPMGDDKDAFAEFVVAERL; translated from the coding sequence ATGAGCACAATGCGCACCGATGACGACACCTGGGACATCACCACCAGCGTCGGCACCACCGCGGTCATGGTGGCTGCCGCCCGGGCCATCGAAACCGACAGGCCAGATCCGCTGATCCGTGACCCCTACGCCAAGATTCTGGTCACCAACGCCGGAACCGGTGTGTGGGAAATGATGCTCGATGATTCGGTGGTCGCCAAGGTGGAGTCCATCGACCCCGACAGCGCGGCGGTCTTCCACCACATGCGCAACTATCAAGCGGTCCGCACCCGGTTTTTCGACGCCTACTTCGCCGATGCGATGACGGCGGGGATCAGGCAGGCGGTGATCCTGGCTTCGGGGCTTGATTCCCGTGCCTATCGGCTGGCCTGGCCGACCGGCACGACCGTGTTCGAAATCGACCAGCCCAAGGTGCTTGCCTACAAATCCGAGACACTCGCGGCGCACGGCGCGACACCGACAGTCGACCGCCGCGAGGTGCCTGTCGATTTGCGCCAGGACTGGCCGACCGCACTTCGTAGTCAGGGCTTCGAGGCGGCGACGGCGACGGCGTGGTTGGCTGAGGGATTGTTGATGTATCTGCCCGCCGATGCCCAGGACCGGTTGTTTGAGCAGATCACCGAGCTGAGCGCGCCGGGCAGCCGTATCGCGGTCGAAACCGCTGCCCGCCACGCCGACGACAGGCGTCAGGAAATGCGGGAGCGCTTCAAAAGAGTGGCCGACGAGCTGGGCATCGAACAGACGGTGGACGTGCAACAGCTGATCTACCACGACCAGCACCGCGCGCTGGTGGCCGACTGGCTCAACGAGCACGGCTGGCGGGCGAGGGCGTGCAACTCGGCAGACGAGATGCGCCGGCTGGACCGCTGGGTCGACGGTGTGCCGATGGGCGACGATAAAGACGCGTTCGCTGAGTTCGTGGTGGCGGAGCGGCTGTGA
- a CDS encoding SAM-dependent methyltransferase, translating into MSSGDVAGRHGPAKSRPISRRTDNDSWDIATSVGATAVMVALARAAETASDAPLIRDQFAELLVSTPELEKVRAQVMGWWSASADDDDVAMDAQQMISYQAVRTHFFDAYFTDAAAAGIRQHVILAAGLDSRAYRLAWPEGCVVYEIDLPKVLEYKAETLARHGIAPATTRRAVPVDLRHDWPKALRDAGFDAGSPTAWLAEGLLPFLPAAAQEAMFVAIDDLSPAGSRVAVEVFGVDPEQRKEAEKRWARLREAREKRGEDVEFDPFELWYHDEDRPDCAEWFSRHGWATRTVDSREESARLGRAPATDDRRPVNSFLMATKR; encoded by the coding sequence ATGTCGTCCGGCGACGTCGCGGGCCGACACGGCCCGGCAAAGAGCCGGCCCATCAGCCGGCGCACGGACAACGACTCGTGGGATATCGCGACCAGCGTGGGGGCGACCGCGGTCATGGTGGCGCTGGCCCGCGCCGCCGAGACCGCGAGCGACGCTCCGCTTATCCGCGACCAATTCGCTGAGCTGCTGGTTTCCACTCCCGAACTGGAGAAAGTTCGTGCCCAGGTGATGGGGTGGTGGTCGGCTTCGGCAGATGACGACGACGTCGCGATGGACGCCCAGCAGATGATCAGCTACCAGGCGGTGCGCACCCACTTTTTCGACGCCTACTTCACCGACGCCGCAGCTGCCGGGATCCGCCAGCATGTCATCCTGGCAGCCGGTCTGGATTCCCGCGCATACCGGCTGGCGTGGCCGGAAGGCTGCGTCGTTTACGAGATCGACCTGCCCAAGGTGCTGGAGTACAAGGCCGAAACGCTCGCCAGGCACGGTATCGCACCAGCCACTACCCGGCGCGCGGTCCCGGTCGACCTCCGTCACGACTGGCCGAAAGCGTTGCGTGACGCGGGTTTTGATGCAGGATCGCCGACGGCATGGTTAGCTGAGGGATTGTTGCCATTTCTGCCGGCTGCGGCGCAGGAAGCCATGTTCGTCGCGATCGACGACCTCAGCCCGGCCGGCAGCCGTGTGGCGGTCGAGGTTTTCGGCGTGGACCCAGAGCAGCGCAAAGAAGCCGAAAAGAGATGGGCCAGGCTGCGAGAAGCACGAGAAAAACGCGGCGAAGATGTCGAGTTCGACCCGTTCGAACTCTGGTACCACGATGAGGACCGCCCGGACTGCGCCGAGTGGTTTTCCCGCCATGGCTGGGCGACCCGCACCGTGGACAGCCGCGAGGAATCTGCGCGACTCGGCCGAGCGCCCGCGACCGACGACAGGCGTCCGGTGAATTCTTTTCTCATGGCGACCAAGCGTTGA
- a CDS encoding aldehyde dehydrogenase family protein, protein MTTEAAAHGTAAKISAGQDVPQTVTRLRETFASGRTRTLEWRRTQLRAIETMMAENEDKIAAALADDLGRKPFEAWMADIAGTAAEARYAAKHVGRWMRRKHRLLERAQLPGRGWVEYEPYGTVLVIGAWNYPFVLTLGPAVGAIAAGNTVVLKPSEIAPASSRLMAELVPAYLDRDAVAVIEGDGAVSQQLIAQGFDRVVFTGGTEIGRKVYEAAAPHLTPVTLELGGKSPVIVAADADVDVAAKRIAWIKLLNSGQTCIAPDYVLADATIRDELVTKISDAITTFQSGEAAGMRIVNQRQFDRLSRYLADTKGKIVVGGNVDASALRIEPTVVVDPDPDEPLMKDEIFGPILPVISVQSLDEAIRFVNSRPKPLSAYLFTKARAVRERVIKEVPAGGMLVNHLAFQYFTSKLPFGGVGPSGMGAYHGRWGFEEFSHRKSVLTKPTRPDISRFIYPPYTEKAWKLARRLL, encoded by the coding sequence ATGACCACCGAAGCCGCCGCACACGGCACTGCCGCCAAAATATCGGCAGGCCAGGACGTCCCGCAAACAGTGACCCGACTACGCGAGACGTTTGCCAGTGGGCGAACCCGCACGCTGGAGTGGCGGCGCACCCAGTTGCGGGCCATCGAGACGATGATGGCTGAGAACGAGGACAAGATCGCCGCCGCCCTGGCTGATGACCTTGGCCGCAAACCATTCGAAGCCTGGATGGCCGACATCGCCGGCACCGCCGCCGAGGCGCGGTATGCGGCCAAGCATGTGGGCAGGTGGATGCGCCGTAAGCACCGCCTGTTGGAACGTGCGCAGCTACCCGGGCGTGGCTGGGTGGAGTATGAGCCCTACGGGACCGTGCTGGTCATCGGCGCGTGGAACTACCCGTTCGTTCTGACACTCGGCCCGGCTGTCGGAGCGATCGCTGCTGGAAACACAGTGGTGCTCAAGCCGTCTGAGATTGCACCGGCCTCGTCGCGGCTGATGGCCGAACTGGTGCCGGCCTATCTCGACCGGGATGCGGTCGCGGTGATCGAGGGAGATGGTGCGGTGAGCCAGCAGCTGATCGCCCAAGGCTTTGACCGGGTGGTATTCACCGGTGGCACCGAGATCGGCCGCAAAGTCTACGAAGCCGCCGCCCCGCACTTGACCCCGGTGACCCTCGAACTGGGGGGGAAGAGCCCGGTGATTGTCGCGGCGGACGCCGATGTGGATGTCGCGGCCAAGCGGATCGCCTGGATCAAACTGCTCAATTCCGGCCAGACGTGCATTGCCCCCGATTATGTACTGGCCGACGCAACCATCCGAGACGAACTGGTGACCAAGATCAGTGACGCCATCACCACGTTTCAGTCCGGCGAAGCGGCGGGAATGCGCATCGTCAACCAGCGGCAATTCGATCGGCTGAGCCGCTATCTGGCTGACACTAAGGGCAAGATCGTTGTGGGCGGGAACGTCGATGCGTCGGCTCTGCGGATCGAACCGACTGTGGTCGTCGACCCTGATCCCGACGAGCCGTTGATGAAAGACGAAATCTTCGGCCCGATCTTGCCAGTAATCTCGGTCCAATCTCTCGACGAAGCAATACGTTTCGTGAACTCTCGGCCCAAGCCGTTGTCGGCGTATCTGTTCACCAAGGCACGCGCCGTGCGCGAACGGGTGATCAAGGAGGTGCCGGCGGGCGGCATGCTGGTGAATCATCTGGCGTTCCAATACTTCACGTCCAAGCTGCCGTTCGGCGGGGTCGGCCCGTCAGGTATGGGCGCTTACCACGGCCGCTGGGGTTTCGAGGAGTTCAGCCATCGCAAGTCAGTGCTCACCAAACCCACCCGACCCGACATATCGAGGTTCATCTACCCGCCGTATACAGAGAAGGCGTGGAAGTTAGCGCGTCGGCTGCTTTAG
- a CDS encoding SDR family oxidoreductase, with the protein MPGVQDRVIIVTGAGGGLGREYALTLAREGASVVVNDLGGARDGTGAGSEMADQVVAEIKDAGGRAVANYDSVASEEGAANIIKTALDEFGAVHGVVSNAGILRDGTFHKMAFENWDAVLKVHLYGGYHVLRAAWPHFREQSYGRVVVATSTSGLFGNFGQSNYGAAKMGLVGLINTLALEGAKYNIHANAIAPVAATRMTQDILPPEVLEKLKPEFVAPVVAYLCTEESADNGSVFIVGGGRVQRVALFENEGVNFENPPSVDDVAAKWAQITDLSGAKQASFSVR; encoded by the coding sequence ATGCCCGGAGTACAAGATCGTGTCATCATCGTCACCGGAGCCGGGGGAGGGCTGGGCCGCGAGTACGCTCTAACGCTCGCGCGGGAAGGCGCCAGCGTGGTAGTCAACGACCTGGGCGGCGCGCGTGACGGCACCGGGGCGGGCTCGGAGATGGCCGACCAGGTGGTTGCCGAGATCAAGGACGCCGGGGGCCGCGCTGTCGCGAACTACGACAGCGTCGCCAGCGAGGAGGGGGCGGCCAACATCATCAAGACTGCGCTCGACGAGTTCGGCGCGGTGCACGGTGTGGTGAGCAACGCCGGGATCCTGCGTGACGGCACATTCCACAAGATGGCGTTCGAGAACTGGGACGCTGTGCTCAAGGTGCACTTGTACGGGGGTTACCACGTGCTGCGCGCGGCCTGGCCGCATTTCCGCGAGCAGAGCTACGGGCGGGTGGTCGTCGCCACCTCCACCAGCGGGCTGTTCGGCAACTTCGGACAGTCCAACTACGGGGCGGCCAAGATGGGATTGGTCGGGTTGATCAACACGCTGGCGCTGGAGGGCGCCAAATACAATATTCACGCCAACGCGATTGCACCGGTGGCCGCGACCCGGATGACGCAGGACATCCTGCCCCCGGAGGTGCTGGAGAAGCTCAAACCCGAATTTGTGGCGCCGGTGGTGGCGTATCTGTGCACCGAAGAATCTGCGGATAACGGGTCGGTTTTCATCGTCGGCGGCGGCAGGGTGCAGCGGGTCGCATTGTTCGAGAACGAGGGTGTGAACTTCGAGAACCCGCCGTCAGTGGACGACGTGGCCGCGAAGTGGGCGCAAATCACCGACCTGTCCGGGGCTAAACAGGCGAGTTTTTCGGTGCGCTGA